A region from the Salidesulfovibrio onnuriiensis genome encodes:
- a CDS encoding methyl-accepting chemotaxis protein, producing the protein MALNAAIEAARAGEAGRGFAVVADEVRKLAEKTMTATKEVGDSIEAIQSAADRNVSAMERAVGDLGHATELSNTSGSVLQEIVQGAEQSADQIQSIATAAEEQSAASEEINQSIDEINSIAMDTAKGVAETTDALQKLTDQAERLSQLVQELKSVK; encoded by the coding sequence CTGGCCCTCAACGCGGCCATTGAGGCCGCCCGTGCGGGCGAGGCCGGACGCGGCTTCGCGGTGGTGGCCGACGAGGTGCGCAAGCTGGCGGAAAAGACCATGACCGCCACCAAGGAAGTGGGCGACTCCATCGAGGCCATCCAGTCCGCTGCGGACCGCAACGTCTCGGCCATGGAACGGGCCGTGGGCGACCTGGGCCACGCCACCGAGCTGTCCAACACCTCGGGAAGCGTGCTCCAGGAGATCGTGCAGGGCGCCGAGCAGTCGGCCGACCAGATCCAGAGCATTGCCACGGCGGCCGAGGAACAGTCCGCGGCCTCCGAGGAAATCAACCAGTCCATCGACGAAATCAACAGCATTGCCATGGATACGGCCAAGGGCGTTGCCGAAACCACGGACGCGTTGCAGAAGCTGACCGATCAGGCCGAACGCCTGTCCCAGCTGGTGCAGGAGCTCAAGAGCGTGAAATAG